The Rosa rugosa chromosome 1, drRosRugo1.1, whole genome shotgun sequence genomic sequence AAGCCTTGTCCCGAAATTAATGAAAAATATCCTTCTGATCCTGGAAATCGTCCTCCAATTTCAAGTTATCATCCTAATGTTCAAGATGAAGTACGTAGTCGAATGGGTGAcgagtttatgaatgattgcttgaTTTCATATATTGAAAATGACATTTTTACTAGCATAGATGACGAGGTTATCATGCAAcgatttcaaaatatgaaatttcgTTGAGGGCAATTACCATTGTAATAGATAAAAATTACATTTGTAtgttttcatatatatatatatatatatatatttttttttttttttgtgccccAGTGAACTtaaatttctggctccgccactgcccACGCATTAAGCTTGCTGGTAAACTATGGTGCTCTAATTGCTAATCTtataagaaaatgaagaaatcatttatGCAAAATGAAAAGTATCAGATAGAATGTGTAAATCAAATCTAAGTGAAAACAATCTAAGTCAGAAAAATCTTATACAATTAAATCAAGTCTAGAACTGCTGAACTTGGTACTATCTCCTAAATACAAAAATAGAAGTTTCAATAGCAAATGGTTCCCAGAGTACAACGACCTTCTTTGTGGTAGTAGCAGCACTCTAAATCTCAAGAACATCAAACTCATATTGTGTTTGAACTCTCTTAAAAAAGACTCATGGatccaaaataatttttcaagACCATGAAAAACTCAtaagaggaaggaggaggaaaATGATTTCTTTTAATTGAGTTGCATGAAAAATACCTTGTGTCTATAAAATACCTTCCACCACATTTTTTCATGCAACTCAATTAAAAGAAATCATtttcctcctccttcctcttaTGAGTTTTTGATGATCTTGAAAAATTATTTTGCTTGGTCATATTTAAGAAAGTTATTTAAGAAAGTAAAATGATTTCTTATGATTTCGTATTTAAGAAACTCAtaagaggaaggaggaggaaaATGATTTCTTatgatttctttcttttatttaagaAAGTAAAATATTTTTCATCAAAAGACAAATTAATTAAATGTCGTTTGCACGTTAACGGTAATACTTCTTTTTACTTGGTCATAACATTACAATTTTTTTACCGAATTGTTCGTTTATAGATAATAGAGAGTTAATAATTTAATATCAATATTTTCAACAAAACAAACACCGAGTACAAAGGCGAAGAAGTTGATTTGGTCCATATAGTTGAGACATGTAAGAATGACAAAGCGCAGTGAGCGTAAAGAAAGTTGTATAACAATTAGATGCTTCTTCTAAGTGGCCGAATGACCGGGGCAAAAGTCGAATGAGCACTGCAAAACTCCCGCTCGTTCGTTCAATCTGTGTTTTCCATAATAAGACCAATTCCATTTCCTTATAAGAGAAACTCATATGTTTTAGTCTCTCAGTGCCAACGATATTATTCTTGTATGCACACTGTGATTATTGGTTCTCAAGAGGAATAAAGAAGCTTTTCAAGAACAATTTATTGGAATAAGAGGTTCTCCTTGGGGGTTATATTCTTGTATACTAGCGCTCACTTACTATAAAAGTCTGTGAGTTGTGCCAATTTATATATAGGCGTGTAATTTAAGTATTGAGTGTGTGATTGTTTAGAACAACCTGTGTTCTGTGTTTGGTGTGCTTtggtgaaaaaagaaaaagagagattcAATGGCAGAAGGCAAAGGGATTAGCTTGGAAGAAATCAAGAAGGAGAATGTTGACCTTGTAAGCTTTTGTTTGTATTATATATAAAATACCGGGACAAATTCTCAATGCAATTCAATGATCCGAACCGCTTATATGTATTAACAATGTGTTGCTGTGTGTGATCGCAGGAGCGAATTCCAGTTCAGGAAGTGTTTGAGCAGTTGCAATGCACAAAAGAGGGGTTGTCAAGTGATGAAGGGCAGAAGAGGATTCAAGTCTTTGGCCCAAACAAGCTCGAGGAAAAAAAGGTACTAACTTTCCAGAAATTTTCTTCCTAATATTAATTCTATCTATGCATCTCATTTTGTTAACGCTATATTTTTGATGCATTTcggcatcgctccatgtacttctCAGTATTATTTAATAAAGATtgtctttatttaaaaaaaaaaaaaaaaaaaaaactgatgtgTTGATAAATAATCTTGGGAACAGGAAAACAAGTTTCTGAAGTTCTTGGGTTTTATGTGGAATCCCCTGTCATGGGTTATGGAAATTGCAGCTATCATGGCCATTGCCTTAGCAAATGGAGGGGTAACGAAACTAcaattctatctctctctctcacggaTAGTCTTACGAGGATTTTAATGAATTGAACAAATGCAGGGAAGGCCACCGGACTGGCAAGACTTTGTGGGAATTACTGCACTGTTATTTATCAACTCCACCATCAGCTTTATCGAAGAAAACAATGCAGGCAATGCTGCAGAAGCTCTTATGGCTGGTCTTGCCCCAAAAACCAAGGTGATAATTAGTAATAAAAGCATGTTTACCACATTATATATTAAAATGAAACGAGGTTGCTTAATGCTTGTTTGTATGTAATGTTGTAGGTTCTAAGAGATGGAAAATGGTCTGAGCTAGAGGCTGCAATCTTGGTACCGGGAGATGTAGTCAGCATCAAGTTGGGAGACATTGTCCCAGCTGATGCGCGTCTCTTGGAGGGAGATCCCCTCAAGATAGATCAGTCTGCCCTCACCGGTGAGTCTTTGCCTGTGACAAGGTTCCCCGGGGATGAAGTGTTCTCGGGTTCCACTGTCAAGCAAGGAGAAATTGAGGCAGTAGTCATTGCCACAGGGGTTCACACCTTCTTTGGTAAGGCTGCTCACCTAGTTGACAGCACCAACAATGTAGGCCACTTCCAAAAGGTATAAAGTGTGAGCATTCAGTAATTTTTCATTATACATGTTGCATCTCTATGTTTTTGTTTCTAATGTGAATCTGGCTGCGGTGATCAGGTTTTGACAGCTATTGGAAACTTCTGCATATGCTCTATTGCCATAGGAATGGTAATAGAAATAGTGGTTATGTATCCAATACAGCGTAGGAAGTACAGGGATGGGATTGACAATCTCTTGGTGCTTCTCATTGGAGGGATTCCGATTGCTATGCCAACAGTGTTGTCAGTTACCATGGCTATTGGTTCTCATCGCCTGTCCACACAAGGCGCTATCACAAAGAGGATGACAGCCATTGAGGAGATGGCTGGCATGGATGTCCTATGCAGTGATAAGACTGGGACCCTGACTCTCAACAAGCTTACAGTAGACAAGACCATGGTCGAGGTAGAAGAAACGAAACGATTCTTTGGACATATTGTTTTCATTGTCTATGGGAATGAAATTAATGACAGCTCTTTTGATTTATAGGTGTTTGTAAAGGATGTTGACAAGGATGGTCTCATTTTGCTCGGCGCCAGGGCTTCGAGGGTTGAGAATCAGGATGCTATTGATACATGTATTGTTGGAATGTTGGGTGACCCCAAGGAGGTATCTTGCCTTCTATGTAACCTATGCAGTCCTTTCGGGATCAGGAAGCCAAATTTAACTGTGTTATTGTACTTTGTTTGTGACTGCAGGCCAGGGAAGGTATAACTGAGGTCCACTTTTTGCCCTTTAATCCAGTTGAAAAGCGTACAGCCATAACATACATTGATCCTGATGGCAATTGGCACCGAGTTAGCAAAGGTGCACCGGAGCAGGTCATAAGTCACCCTGCAACTATTACTGATGCTcatttctttaatttatttacCTTCTAATCTTATCTTATGGCATGGTATGTAATCTTTTCTCAGATCATTGACCTCTGCGAGCTAAAAGACGATGCAAGGAAGAAAGCACATGCAATTATTGACAAGTTTGCAGATCGCGGTCTCCGTTCCCTTGCTGTTGCTAGACAGGTGTTTTTATTTACTTTCCCTTGTTCTCGAGCATAtaaatttaatttctttcatGCGACTGAAGTCGCTCTGTTCTTCAATTGTTTGCATCCAGACTGTGccagaaaaaaacaaagagagtgCTGGAACACCATGGCAGTTTGTAGGCCTCTTGCCTCTCTTTGATCCTCCCAGGCATGACAGTGCAGAGACCATTCGACGTGCCCTTCATCTTGGTGTCAATGTTAAGATGATCACTGGTGACCAACTTGCCATTGGTAAGGAAACTGGCCGCAGACTCGGCATGGGAACCAACATGTATCCTTCTTCTTCCCTCCTTGGTGAACACAAGGACGAGTCTGTTGCTTCCCTCCCTATTGATGAGCTTATTGAAAAGGCTGATGGCTTTGCTGGTGTCTTCCCAGGTAACTCTGACCAAATCTGAATGGAAATTTCTGAATATGCGTTATAATAGAAACTAATTAACGGGGAACCATGCAGAGCACAAATATGAAATTGTGAAGCGGCTGCAAGACAGGAAGCATATTTGTGGGATGACTGGAGATGGTGTGAATGATGCCCCAGCGCTAAAGAAGGCAGACATTGGTATTGCAGTCGATGATGCAACGGACGCTGCTCGGAGCGCCTCTGACATTGTCCTAACCGAACCAGGATTGTCTGTGATTATCAGTGCTGTGCTGACAAGCAGAGCCATTTTCCAGAGGATGAAGAACTACACCATCTATGCTGTTTCCATCACAATTCGTGTCGTCCTAGGATTTTTGCTCCTTGCTCTTATCTGGAAGTTTGACTTCTCACCTTTCATGGTTCTCATTATTGCCATACTTAATGATGGAACAATCATGACTATTTCAAAGGATAGGGTGAAGCCATCTCCTCTTCCAGACTCATGGAAGCTAAAGGAGATCTTTGCCACTGGTGTCGTCCTTGGCACCTACATGGCTGTCATGACTGTTGTTTTCTTCTGGGCTGCTAATGATTCTGACTTTTTCTCAGTAAGAAAATTCTTATAATCCAAACATTTAGCTAGAAATACTTTCCTTAGTAACTGTTCCGGATGCTGTAGCAGTCCTTGAACCTTATTCTAAACAATATACTTTTATTGAATATATGCAGGACAAGTTTGGTGTAAGATCTATCAGAGGCAGCGATAAGGAGCTTACGGCAGCTGTCTACCTTCAAGTTAGTATTATCAGTCAGGCACTTATCTTTGTCACTCGATCCCGAAGCTGGTCTTTTGTAGAACGGCCCGGTGCCATGCTCATGATTGCCTTTTGCATAGCACAGCTGGTGAGTTGCAAGACAAAAGATATGATAATGTTTGTTTGCAACTTTGCATTGTATATTTTGCAAAGAACCATAAGCTAATTTTGTTTTCATGTTTATCTATTAAGCTTGCTACAATTCTCGCTGTTTATGCAAATTGGGGCTTTGCAAGAATCAAAGGTATGGGATGGGGATGGGCAGGTGTTATCTGGCTCTACAGCATCATCACCTACATACCATTGGATATTCTCAAGTTCATGATTCGATATGCATTGAGTGGCAAGGCCTGGGATACTGTACTTGAGAATAAGGTATTGGATCAAAACCTCCTGCTTAAAATATGTTGCCTTTCATCTCCCATAGAAATTTTTTTCGGGGTTTGATTGCTTCTTTCTTATGCAGACTGCCTTCACAACAAAGAAGGATTATGgaaagggagagagggaggcacAATGGGCAACAGCTCAACGAACCCTGCATGGGCTGCAGCCTCCTGAAACATCTGAACTCTTCAATGACAAGAACAACTACCGAGAGCTGTCTGAGATCGCCGAACAGGCCAAGAGGCGAGCTGAAGTTGCTAGGTAATTGGAACTGGAAGCTAGTGTTCCCTTAATAGAAACCTGTAGTGTAGTCAATGGATCCTAATCTTTGCTCTGCTTGTTTGGATTTTCCAGGTTGAGGGAGCTTCATACACTTAAGGGGCACGTGGAATCGGTTGTCAAACTCAAAGGACTTGATATCGACACCATTCAGCAACACTACACTGTCTGAGTGACAGGAAGTTTTGGCAAGGTGAAGCTGAAGAGGGATAAACCTAGCACATGGCATGAGAATATAGTTGTTCATcactttttcttcatttttttcttagaaaaatgttctttgtttgatttgtagGGGCATGTAAGGGTTAAATAATCCAACGGGTGAATTGTCATAGACAATCCAAGGTTGGACATAGAAATCCTATTCTGCTGTATGAACTattattgtattttttttaatgataaaTTCCCTATTTTCGCTTCCGTCATATTATCTTGTGCCTGTTAGCTCAGTAgcctaatgacgaagtcatgggttcgagtcaccatgggggtaggagtgaaatcctttgatcctcttttaaaaataagaagaaaaaaatattacattgtGCCTGTTCAACTCAAACTTCTCTTATATTCAATTGTTTGGCGTTACCCTTGCAAATTTACttcagtaaaaataaaaatctactGTAATGTTGAAGAAGTGGTGCAATTACACCTCACAGCCAAAGCTACTGATTCTAGCTATGGCACAATTCTCCAACCAAATGCTTTCTTAGCCAAGTTCACCTCTAGCATTTATAATCCCTTATTATACGTTTTCATATGTTTTCGACAGTTTCCATAACTTAGTCCTACATAACAATTAAAGACTAATGCTaattaaaaatcattttacatATTTACTCAAGATCACTTGTTGTAACACAGTGTATACAGTGAAGTGAGCATATGAGAAGCCTTATGGAATAATAGACCTATAGGTGTAAGTTGTAACTTTTCCTTCCAGTTACCAACTTGAGAagcttttattttgtttcttttttttttcctacacaGTAAGAGATCGAAGAATCTGGTATAAGAAGATAATAACCAATTTCTTAATACCTTTATATGCAGTTGAAGCCATTCAGCTCTTTAATATTTTCATATATTTCAGGTGCCTTATTATTTCATTTCACCACAGAATTCTGGTTTCCTATAGAATTAATTCATTCACTCTGAATTGTCAGTGTTCTCAGATACACAGACAATTGCATTGCCTCCTAGCATTATTTTTTCATGGTTCTCTCCCGGATGACTCATCAACAAGAGATTGATGCCAAAGTTTCAGAGGGCAACATATTCATAAGGAAGTGTTGTGGTTCTACTTGAACTGTTTATGAAATAGTGTTTGCGACTTTGCTTGTACGTGTTCAATATGTACTGTGTTTTTGAAAGTACCCCTTTTTAGTGTACATGTGGTATTAGGAAACCTGATGTAAATTAAAATTTCCGGGCTGTTAAGTGATGATGTAGGATATAATGTAGCAAATGATAGAGAACATCATGAGCTTAAGAGCAAGTAAAACTCGCAATAATCATTAATGTAACACTCAGCAGCAGCAGACTTGAAGTTATAATCAGGATGGGAATTTTCTACTATGTCGAACTGGTTGCGCAACAAGTAGTTCTAAGACTAGAGAGCTCTGTGTTGAAACTAGATCAAATTAAAAATTAGTCTGCTTCATGCAAACTTATTATTTTTAAACTGTGGAGCCAAAAATCAATTTCAGCCACACTTTCACTGATAACCAAGATGCTTTAAGTACCACAGTGCCCCTTCAGATGCTTGCTCGGCTGCAGCTTTCTTTTTCGGATGAGGAGAACTAAAGCATTCGAGATCTGTATTGGGATCATTCACTTTAACATTAACCTTGAAGGTGAACCTGTTTAGATATAGGGATTGATTAGGTACTAACTTCACAATACATAAAAATGGTTACGCCAATTATACCATTCTCATATAGCAAAGCAGCAAAATAAGAAGTAtaaattttataaaaaaatcCTATCTAGAAGT encodes the following:
- the LOC133725027 gene encoding ATPase 9, plasma membrane-type, yielding MAEGKGISLEEIKKENVDLERIPVQEVFEQLQCTKEGLSSDEGQKRIQVFGPNKLEEKKENKFLKFLGFMWNPLSWVMEIAAIMAIALANGGGRPPDWQDFVGITALLFINSTISFIEENNAGNAAEALMAGLAPKTKVLRDGKWSELEAAILVPGDVVSIKLGDIVPADARLLEGDPLKIDQSALTGESLPVTRFPGDEVFSGSTVKQGEIEAVVIATGVHTFFGKAAHLVDSTNNVGHFQKVLTAIGNFCICSIAIGMVIEIVVMYPIQRRKYRDGIDNLLVLLIGGIPIAMPTVLSVTMAIGSHRLSTQGAITKRMTAIEEMAGMDVLCSDKTGTLTLNKLTVDKTMVEVFVKDVDKDGLILLGARASRVENQDAIDTCIVGMLGDPKEAREGITEVHFLPFNPVEKRTAITYIDPDGNWHRVSKGAPEQIIDLCELKDDARKKAHAIIDKFADRGLRSLAVARQTVPEKNKESAGTPWQFVGLLPLFDPPRHDSAETIRRALHLGVNVKMITGDQLAIGKETGRRLGMGTNMYPSSSLLGEHKDESVASLPIDELIEKADGFAGVFPEHKYEIVKRLQDRKHICGMTGDGVNDAPALKKADIGIAVDDATDAARSASDIVLTEPGLSVIISAVLTSRAIFQRMKNYTIYAVSITIRVVLGFLLLALIWKFDFSPFMVLIIAILNDGTIMTISKDRVKPSPLPDSWKLKEIFATGVVLGTYMAVMTVVFFWAANDSDFFSDKFGVRSIRGSDKELTAAVYLQVSIISQALIFVTRSRSWSFVERPGAMLMIAFCIAQLLATILAVYANWGFARIKGMGWGWAGVIWLYSIITYIPLDILKFMIRYALSGKAWDTVLENKTAFTTKKDYGKGEREAQWATAQRTLHGLQPPETSELFNDKNNYRELSEIAEQAKRRAEVARLRELHTLKGHVESVVKLKGLDIDTIQQHYTV